One genomic window of Myxocyprinus asiaticus isolate MX2 ecotype Aquarium Trade chromosome 5, UBuf_Myxa_2, whole genome shotgun sequence includes the following:
- the LOC127440808 gene encoding gastrula zinc finger protein XlCGF52.1-like isoform X1 codes for MDSGWTSCVCEVDGHSRGVCLFQTPLVCPWVKAQDVWMTKTLSCTCDYIQPPHGGCWPVRSAVAVLHFTAQNHEVVQKYISTLLGHCCHQCFHIAQRATRQHDPQGVYDLMEVKEESQELNDVDQKHHQYHKPDNFITAEEYFSGSQTEKNSLRKRTRRITAKHSFTCPQCGKSCSQKIGLQRHLRSHTGEKPFKCTMCEKSFSQEGNLKSHIRIHTGEKPFICTLCEKSFSQEGNLKSHIRIHTGEKPFTCHQCGQSFKYTTTFKTHLLDHSELKLFNRDQCSKAFTMASERKKRLTIHADKKPYQCCYCGKSFSRLNCCNAHQRIHTGVKAHVCSDCGKAFVRPYDLKRHQRIHTGEKPYKCSHCVKCFITFDHLKIHERVHTGEKPYHCTSCGKSFSQLSSVLKHLKKSCPKFSH; via the exons ATGGATTCGGGATGGACCTCTTGTGTTTGTGAAGTGGATGGACACTCGAGAGGTGTCTGTCTATTCCAGACACCTCTCGTGTGTCCATGGGTGAAAGCACAAGATGTATGGATGACAAAGACATTGTCCTGCACCTGTGACTACATACAACCTCCACATGGGGGGTGCTGGCCTGTCCGATCAGCTGTTGCAGTACTACATTTCACAGCACAAAACCATGAAGTGGTACAGAAATATATTTCTACACTTCTTGGACATTGCTGCCACCAATGCTTTCATATTGCACAAAGAGCTACAAGGCAACATGACCCACAAGGAGtttatg acctgatggaagtgaaagaggaaagtcaagaactgaatgatgTGGATCAGAAACACCATCAGTATCATAAACCTGATAATTTCATTACTGCTGAAGAATATTTTAGTGGCTCACAGACTGAAAAGAATTCCTTAAGAAAAAGAACTCGAAGAATAACAGCAAAACATTCCTTCACctgtcctcagtgtggaaagagttgtTCACAAAAAATAGGTCTACAGAGGCACCTGAGaagtcacactggagagaagccattcaAATGCACTATGTGTGAAAAGAGTTTCTCTCAAGAAGGAAACCTTAAGAgtcacataagaattcacactggagagaagcctttcatatGCACTCTGTGTGAAAAGAGTTTCTCTCAAGAAGGAAACCTTAAGAgtcacataagaattcacactggagagaagcctttcacttgCCATCAGTGTGGACAGAGTTTCAAATATACAACAACTTTTAAAACTCATCTTCTCGATCACTCTGAATTAAAGCTATTTAACCGTGATCAGTGCAGCAAAGCATTTACGATGGCATCAGAGCGAAAGAAACGCCTGACCATTCATGCAGATAAAAAGCCTTACCAGTGTTGttattgtggaaagagtttttcacGGCTGAACTGTTGTAATGCACaccagagaattcatactggtGTTAAAGCTCATGTATGCTCAGACTGCGGTAAAGCTTTTGTCAGACCTTACGACTTGAAAAGGCACcaaagaatccatactggagaaaaaccttacaagtgttcacactgtgtAAAGTGTTTCATCACATTTGATCACCTGAAAATCcatgagagagtgcatactggagagaagccgtaccactgcacttcatgtgggaagagtttctcCCAATTAAGTAGTGTACTGAAGCATTTAAAAAAGTCTTGTCCGAAGTTTTCACACTGA